A stretch of the Corvus cornix cornix isolate S_Up_H32 unplaced genomic scaffold, ASM73873v5 scaffold4, whole genome shotgun sequence genome encodes the following:
- the LOC120412236 gene encoding spermatogenesis-associated protein 16-like isoform X3: MSPYLVLKSMEAEEHKERPQSGADKAESHGNLSGTNAETPAESGTGTFPGPPLPIPLSRLREIEAELIGADEADTEAEPGEPLMSAVAAAAGQAPAPAAGDSVWHRAGAALQAALRDGSARYTQRDFAAAAAKFSTALEVRG, encoded by the exons ATGTCACCCTATTTGGTGCTAAAATCCATG GAGGCAGAAGAGCACAAAGAACGACCGCAGAGTGGCGCAGATAAAGCAGAAAGCCATGGAAATCTGTCCGGGACAAACGCAGAAACGCCAGCAGAGAGCGGCACAGGGACATTCCCGGGCCCTCCGCTTCCCATTCCTCTCTCCAGACTCAGGGAAATAGAAGCGGAGCTGATCGGCGCTGATGAGGCGGACACTGAGGCGGAGCCTGGCGAGCCGCTGAtgtctgcagtggcagcagcagcgggcCAGGCTCCTGCCCCAGCCGCAGGGGACAGCGTGTGGCACCGCGCTGGCGCTGCGCTCCAGGCCGCCCTGCGGGACGGCAGCGCTCGGTACACGCAGCGCGATTTCGCAGCAGCCGCGGCCAAGTTCTCCACGGCACTGGAGGTACGGGGCTAA
- the LOC120412236 gene encoding spermatogenesis-associated protein 16-like isoform X2 encodes MEPQQVVQELGVSQQFPSPMSSQQGSSSTASEEAEEHKERPQSGADKAESHGNLSGTNAETPAESGTGTFPGPPLPIPLSRLREIEAELIGADEADTEAEPGEPLMSAVAAAAGQAPAPAAGDSVWHRAGAALQAALRDGSARYTQRDFAAAAAKFSTALEVRG; translated from the exons ATGGAGCCCCAGCAG GTGGTCCAGGAGCTTGGAGTGAGCCAGCAGTTCCCTTCTCCCATGTCTTCTCAACAGGGATCTTCCTCAACAGCCTCTGAG GAGGCAGAAGAGCACAAAGAACGACCGCAGAGTGGCGCAGATAAAGCAGAAAGCCATGGAAATCTGTCCGGGACAAACGCAGAAACGCCAGCAGAGAGCGGCACAGGGACATTCCCGGGCCCTCCGCTTCCCATTCCTCTCTCCAGACTCAGGGAAATAGAAGCGGAGCTGATCGGCGCTGATGAGGCGGACACTGAGGCGGAGCCTGGCGAGCCGCTGAtgtctgcagtggcagcagcagcgggcCAGGCTCCTGCCCCAGCCGCAGGGGACAGCGTGTGGCACCGCGCTGGCGCTGCGCTCCAGGCCGCCCTGCGGGACGGCAGCGCTCGGTACACGCAGCGCGATTTCGCAGCAGCCGCGGCCAAGTTCTCCACGGCACTGGAGGTACGGGGCTAA
- the LOC120412236 gene encoding spermatogenesis-associated protein 16-like isoform X1 — MVRRVERPWHRLPTANRGCPGNIQGQAGWGSEQLPFWCSNQVVQELGVSQQFPSPMSSQQGSSSTASEEAEEHKERPQSGADKAESHGNLSGTNAETPAESGTGTFPGPPLPIPLSRLREIEAELIGADEADTEAEPGEPLMSAVAAAAGQAPAPAAGDSVWHRAGAALQAALRDGSARYTQRDFAAAAAKFSTALEVRG, encoded by the exons ATGGTGAggagggtggagaggccctggcacaggttgcccacagcAAACAGGGGTTgccctggaaatattcaaggtcaggctggatggggctctgaacaactTCCCTTCTGGTGTTCTAATCAG GTGGTCCAGGAGCTTGGAGTGAGCCAGCAGTTCCCTTCTCCCATGTCTTCTCAACAGGGATCTTCCTCAACAGCCTCTGAG GAGGCAGAAGAGCACAAAGAACGACCGCAGAGTGGCGCAGATAAAGCAGAAAGCCATGGAAATCTGTCCGGGACAAACGCAGAAACGCCAGCAGAGAGCGGCACAGGGACATTCCCGGGCCCTCCGCTTCCCATTCCTCTCTCCAGACTCAGGGAAATAGAAGCGGAGCTGATCGGCGCTGATGAGGCGGACACTGAGGCGGAGCCTGGCGAGCCGCTGAtgtctgcagtggcagcagcagcgggcCAGGCTCCTGCCCCAGCCGCAGGGGACAGCGTGTGGCACCGCGCTGGCGCTGCGCTCCAGGCCGCCCTGCGGGACGGCAGCGCTCGGTACACGCAGCGCGATTTCGCAGCAGCCGCGGCCAAGTTCTCCACGGCACTGGAGGTACGGGGCTAA